Proteins encoded in a region of the Flammeovirga yaeyamensis genome:
- the ahpC gene encoding alkyl hydroperoxide reductase subunit C: protein MSQIGKQIVDFKVQSFNNNEFQTVTKEDVLGKWSIFFFYPADFTFVCPTELEDLANLYEEFKATGTEVYSVSTDTHFVHKAWHDTSETIKKINYPMLADPTGVLSRGFDVMIEEDGLAERGTFIVNPEGEIVSYEVVAGNVGRNAEELLRKLKALQFVAENPAEVCPAKWKEGNETLKPSIDLVGLI, encoded by the coding sequence ATGTCACAAATCGGAAAACAAATCGTAGACTTTAAAGTTCAATCTTTTAACAATAACGAATTCCAAACAGTAACTAAAGAAGACGTATTAGGCAAATGGTCTATCTTCTTTTTCTACCCTGCTGACTTCACTTTCGTTTGTCCTACTGAGTTGGAAGATTTAGCTAACCTTTACGAAGAGTTTAAAGCGACAGGTACAGAAGTATATTCAGTATCTACAGATACTCACTTCGTTCACAAAGCGTGGCATGATACTTCAGAAACTATCAAGAAAATCAACTACCCAATGTTGGCAGATCCAACTGGAGTTCTTTCAAGAGGTTTCGATGTAATGATCGAAGAAGATGGTTTAGCTGAAAGAGGTACATTCATTGTGAACCCAGAAGGTGAAATCGTTTCTTACGAAGTAGTAGCTGGTAATGTTGGTAGAAATGCTGAAGAGTTACTAAGAAAATTGAAAGCTTTACAGTTTGTTGCTGAAAACCCTGCAGAAGTTTGCCCTGCAAAGTGGAAGGAAGGTAACGAAACTTTAAAACCTAGCATCGATTTAGTAGGTTTAATCTAG
- a CDS encoding helix-turn-helix transcriptional regulator, translating to MDGTIKFEYNGRTLIEKAIIKVPFTKERVFQNEGCFIYMKDASIKLHSPQDNLEVKKKEAVLLKCDTYFLEFLGEQNQGTVEVIAVHLYPELLKKLYINELPKIIEKTVSNPPTKLIEDETIISRFIDSLDFYFTNPSLVNEDLLELKIKELILLLIQTNNVTSVLELIHDLYSPRTVQLKNVIELHTFSNLTLEELAKLCHLSLSSFKREFQKVFDETPSKYFTTQRINKAKELLSKTDLPINEIAYEIGYNDPLYFTRIFKKREGVSPSQFRN from the coding sequence ATGGACGGGACAATAAAATTTGAATACAATGGAAGAACTTTGATAGAAAAGGCGATTATCAAAGTTCCTTTTACTAAAGAAAGAGTGTTTCAAAACGAAGGTTGTTTCATATATATGAAAGATGCTTCTATTAAATTACATTCTCCTCAAGACAATTTGGAGGTGAAGAAAAAAGAAGCTGTTCTATTAAAATGCGATACTTATTTCTTAGAGTTTTTAGGAGAACAAAATCAAGGTACAGTTGAAGTGATTGCAGTTCATTTATATCCAGAATTACTCAAGAAGTTATATATAAATGAGTTACCTAAAATTATCGAAAAAACGGTTTCTAATCCTCCAACAAAATTGATAGAAGATGAAACTATTATTTCAAGGTTTATCGATTCATTAGATTTTTATTTTACTAATCCATCACTGGTTAATGAGGATTTATTAGAATTAAAGATCAAGGAATTGATTTTACTATTGATACAGACGAATAATGTGACATCTGTTCTAGAATTGATTCATGATTTATACTCTCCTCGAACAGTACAACTAAAAAATGTGATTGAGCTACATACTTTTTCTAATCTTACTTTAGAAGAATTAGCCAAACTTTGTCATTTAAGCTTGTCATCTTTTAAAAGGGAGTTCCAAAAAGTATTTGATGAAACACCATCAAAATATTTTACTACCCAAAGAATCAATAAAGCAAAAGAGTTATTAAGTAAAACCGATTTACCCATTAATGAAATAGCCTACGAAATTGGTTATAATGATCCTTTATATTTTACGAGGATATTTAAAAAAAGGGAAGGAGTTTCTCCATCGCAGTTTAGAAACTAA
- the ahpF gene encoding alkyl hydroperoxide reductase subunit F: protein MLEQALKTQVTTFFGHLKSQYTFEVTVADTHPSKNDMVSLMEDVASCSDKVTLNVQSGEGLSMNIVKDGVPSNITFRAVPTGHEFTTLLLAVLNMEGIGKNLPDQAIINKIKSISEKVEIRSYISLSCTNCPEVVQALNVMSMNNPNITHQIIDGGINQEEVEQLGIQAVPTVLVNGEQFHVGRSSLGELLGKLEELVETSTENIEAIEKEYDVVVVGGGPAGVSSAVYSARKGFKVAVVAGTIGGQVKETVGIENMISITKTTGAELTANLYNHLKDYPIDILENRWVENVEVVDGYKKITTSMNEVITAPALVIATGASWRKLGVPGETEYIGSGVAFCTHCDAPYFKGKKVVVVGGGNSGLEAAIDLSSIASEVTVLEFMDTLKGDQVLQDKVNELPNVNVITNAATKEVIGDGKQVTALQYQDRVSEEIKSITTDGVFVQIGLKANSDAFKDIVETNRMGEIEIDAHNRTSQAGVYAAGDVSIVPYKQIVIAMGEGSKAALSAFEDKIKNKLMSTEISLA from the coding sequence ATGTTAGAACAAGCATTAAAAACACAAGTAACTACGTTTTTCGGTCATCTTAAAAGTCAATATACATTCGAAGTTACAGTAGCAGATACACATCCAAGTAAGAACGATATGGTTTCTTTAATGGAGGACGTAGCAAGCTGTTCGGATAAGGTAACGCTAAATGTACAATCTGGAGAAGGATTGTCGATGAATATTGTAAAGGATGGAGTGCCATCAAATATTACTTTTAGAGCGGTACCGACAGGACATGAGTTTACAACATTGTTGTTGGCTGTGCTTAACATGGAAGGTATCGGTAAAAATCTACCAGATCAGGCGATCATCAATAAGATCAAAAGCATTAGCGAGAAGGTAGAGATCAGAAGTTATATTTCATTGTCTTGTACAAACTGCCCAGAAGTAGTCCAAGCACTGAATGTAATGTCGATGAACAACCCAAATATTACACATCAAATTATAGATGGTGGAATTAATCAAGAAGAAGTAGAGCAATTGGGTATTCAAGCAGTACCTACTGTTTTAGTGAATGGAGAGCAATTCCATGTTGGTAGATCTTCTTTAGGAGAGTTACTAGGAAAATTAGAGGAGTTAGTAGAAACATCAACAGAAAACATCGAAGCAATAGAGAAAGAGTATGATGTTGTTGTTGTAGGTGGTGGACCTGCAGGTGTATCTTCTGCGGTGTATTCTGCTAGAAAAGGATTTAAAGTAGCAGTGGTTGCTGGTACAATTGGTGGTCAGGTGAAAGAAACTGTAGGTATCGAAAATATGATCTCGATTACAAAAACTACAGGTGCAGAATTGACAGCCAATTTGTACAATCACTTAAAAGATTACCCAATTGATATCTTGGAGAACAGATGGGTAGAAAATGTAGAAGTGGTAGATGGTTACAAGAAAATCACTACTTCTATGAACGAGGTCATCACGGCTCCTGCATTAGTTATTGCAACGGGTGCTAGCTGGAGAAAATTAGGTGTACCTGGCGAAACAGAATACATCGGATCGGGTGTGGCTTTCTGTACCCACTGTGATGCACCTTACTTTAAAGGTAAAAAAGTAGTTGTTGTTGGAGGTGGTAACTCTGGTTTAGAGGCGGCGATTGATTTATCAAGCATCGCATCTGAAGTGACAGTTTTGGAGTTCATGGATACGTTGAAAGGTGATCAAGTACTACAAGACAAGGTAAATGAGTTGCCGAATGTAAACGTAATCACTAACGCAGCAACAAAAGAAGTAATCGGTGATGGTAAGCAAGTAACAGCATTGCAGTACCAAGACCGAGTATCAGAAGAAATTAAGTCAATCACTACAGATGGTGTATTCGTACAAATCGGATTAAAAGCCAATAGTGATGCTTTCAAAGATATCGTAGAGACCAATAGAATGGGTGAAATCGAAATCGATGCTCACAACAGAACTTCTCAAGCAGGAGTTTATGCAGCAGGTGATGTTTCTATTGTTCCTTACAAGCAAATAGTCATTGCGATGGGCGAAGGTTCCAAAGCAGCTTTATCAGCTTTTGAAGACAAGATTAAAAATAAATTGATGTCCACAGAGATATCTTTAGCATAA
- the ahpC gene encoding alkyl hydroperoxide reductase subunit C encodes MSQIGKQIVDFKVQSFNNNEFQTVTKEDVLGKWSIFFFYPADFTFVCPTELEDLANLYEEFKATNTEIFSVSTDTHFVHKAWHDTSETIKKINYPMLADPTGVLSRGFDVMIEEDGMAERGTFIVNPEGEIVSYEVVAGNVGRNAEELLRKLKALQFVAENPAEVCPAKWKEGNETLKPSIDLVGLI; translated from the coding sequence ATGTCACAAATCGGAAAACAAATCGTAGACTTCAAAGTACAATCTTTCAACAACAACGAATTTCAAACAGTAACTAAAGAAGACGTATTAGGCAAATGGTCAATCTTCTTCTTCTACCCAGCAGACTTTACTTTTGTTTGTCCAACTGAATTGGAAGACTTAGCCAACTTATACGAAGAGTTTAAAGCAACAAACACAGAGATTTTCTCAGTATCTACAGATACACACTTCGTTCACAAAGCATGGCACGATACTTCAGAAACAATCAAGAAAATCAACTACCCAATGTTGGCAGATCCAACAGGAGTTCTTTCAAGAGGTTTTGATGTCATGATCGAGGAAGACGGAATGGCTGAAAGAGGTACATTCATCGTGAACCCAGAAGGTGAGATCGTTTCTTACGAAGTGGTAGCAGGTAACGTTGGTAGAAATGCTGAGGAGTTACTAAGAAAATTAAAAGCGTTACAGTTTGTTGCAGAGAATCCAGCGGAGGTTTGTCCTGCAAAATGGAAAGAAGGTAACGAGACATTAAAACCAAGCATCGATTTAGTTGGTTTGATCTAA